TGGGACTTATCATTCGGACTAGGATTTACTATTCAGGTGGTATCGCGAGTACAGAAGTAAGAGTTTAACACatgaatgaataaaataaaacaacaacaGTGAAGAACTTATAGGAGGCTTTAGCTGTTTACGTACAGTCTTGAAGAGACAACAatattatcttcttttacccatttttttggtttttactATATTTTCAACAAGGTAAAACTtatcaacaaaatcaaaacagaGCATTTCTATTTCGACTTTACTTATTAATTTATTCCAATGACTAAagaatcttttcttttcttcgagGTTGAACCTTTTTCGATAAACCCTTCTTCTTTCAATATTAGCTTCAGACTCAATAGCTTCAGAcctaaatttaaaatacaatgAGAAACCTGTGCATAGCATGGGTTAGAACTTAGTGTTTTGTCCGTAATCCGTGGATTTATAAGCTAAACATGGAGAAAGATGATAATTTAAGCTAAATTTATTTCTAGATATATtactaggggtgtacatgcggaTGCAGATGTTGTTTATTTGCAGTATTTATAACTGCATCTGTACTATATTCTCACAAATCGCATTTGTGTGATTATTACATTTATTATCCGCTATTCGCATATTACATAATTGGTCTTTTAGGCCTTCTATGGGTCTCTAATATTAaagcatatttaaaaaaaaaaagaaattaaataatttgaaaataatttcggtCAATTTTTAGTGTCCTGacttgttttataattttttataagtcctattattttgaaatatattgatttcaaatCATTTTCTCCTTTTTGCCCAAGTATTTCATGAGAAAGTAATACAACCAACTATATTAATGTAAATATAACttatacctaatccaaaacaacatcattttggtattaaacaccaaaacgacgtcggtttggtgaatttattaaataaaatatataaaaggtatGCGGATACAATTGATAACCACATCCACATACCCTAAAACTGCAATTTGAGTCTACAAGAAATGCTCCTAAAAAAAGCCGAGAATGATAAAAAGTTTATTGGCATTTCTGTTTATGTTGAGAAAAATTAaccattatttaaatttaatgatttccactataacatttcttttctttttcttttacattattattacttagtaataaattttctcaaaattttttttgaaattgagttctAATGTAGTCATTGAAAAAAAGAGTGAGAATtagaagatttaaaaaaaagttgagagTCAAGACTgatttcaaaagaatttgaaagttttaaaaaattttaaattttaaagtttaaagttaagactgatttaaaaataaaaaataaaataaaatacgataaataataatattacctccCAAAACATCAGTTTGGATAATTTATACATGATCCAAACATTGCATCATTTTAGTATTAAATACCAAAACGACGTCGAtatggtgaatttattaaatattatatataaagggtattaATCGCATCCACATACCCTAAAACTGCAATTTGCTTTTACATAATTAAGAATAGTAGATAGGGGAGATTAATATCTTCTCGCGTATCCATTCCTAtataatataaacaaacaagTAAACATGTATATACATGCAGGCCATGCTCGCCAGTGTAAAGACACATATTCAAAACACACGGAATTAAGGGATCGATGTTGATTTGGTCCGATGAGAGACATATAGGAGTACTGCCAGAATGCTTCGGCCATTTCAGCTTCAAACATATATCTATCAATGTTCCGTACGCGCGTTCATTCGGGAATTGGCAAAAACCTACAGTAGATCGAACTGCACTGTTCCATTAAACAAACTCGTCAAATTTGGTTGCATGTTAATTTATTACTTGTTAAAGAATGGTTCACTCATTAAATAAAACCATATTTGAAGACTTAGCATGCCTTATGATCTTCTCCACGGAAGTTAAAACAGAGACCCGTTCAGTGACTCACCTCTATAAATAGTCGTCTTCCAATGTAACATTTCTCACCCCTCACCCAATAAGCAAGAATACACAGCTAGCATACTCAAAGCTGGAGATAACCTCAAAAATGATGGAAGGCGTTCCTAACTAACTGGTAACCGTGCTCGTCTTGGCTTTGGCATGCTCTCTTGCCTCTGCATATGACCCCAGTCCTCTGCAAGATTTCTGCGTTTCAACCAATGATTTTGCTTTTGGAGGTATGAAGTCATTTGAAGCATTAGTCCATAATATTGTATTTTTGCTCGattctttttatataacttGCTTTTCCTTCTCCATGCAGTATTTGTGAATGGAAAGTTCTGTAAGGACTCCAAGCTTGTCTCTGCCAATGATTTCTTCTTCTCCGGACTAAACATTCCCAGAGACACGTTAAATCCACTTGGATCGACGGTAACTCTCCTTAATATGGACAAAATACTAGGCCTCAACACTTTAGGCATATCCTTGGCTCGCATTGACTTTGCACCATACGGCCTAAATCCTCCTCACATTCACCCTCGGGGAACCGAGATCCTTGTAGTCCTAGA
The sequence above is drawn from the Alnus glutinosa chromosome 11, dhAlnGlut1.1, whole genome shotgun sequence genome and encodes:
- the LOC133882401 gene encoding germin-like protein subfamily 1 member 7 — protein: MAITFVYLSAFLALACSLASAYDPSPLQDFCVSTNDFAFGVFVNGKFCKDSKLVSANDFFFSGLNIPRDTLNPLGSTVTLLNMDKILGLNTLGISLARIDFAPYGLNPPHIHPRGTEILVVLEGTLLIGFVTSNTDNRLFTKVLNAGDVFVFPIGLIHFQFNTGHTNAVAIAGLSSQNPGVITIANAVLGSNPPINPDVLAKAFQLNRNVINYLQKKF